In one window of Streptomyces sp. FXJ1.172 DNA:
- a CDS encoding helix-turn-helix domain-containing protein, with product MTFNVLGLAEETERVYAVLVHTPHATASELAGACELSVPSTTRQLADLVKEGLATRATGRPPRFTAVAPDIAVTALIRRREKQLDEARSQVHRLMEAHREASRISSPDLAVELLTERADVSTAVQCMTTQAQREIRAFDRPPYVDRPGSNLDEQIKRQRRGVAHRVIYDRAAVAWPGRLADDILPSVRAGEQARVRTELPLKLVICDSRVAIIPISSAPGGQLAAYLVKSSPMLVALEALFEVEWERAVPLPLTHRTATEGGFESGTGEPDQETRSLVSLLAAGLTDAAIARAQGWSERTTQRRIHRLMSQLGVNTRFQAGLTAAQRGWL from the coding sequence ATGACATTCAACGTGCTGGGACTGGCAGAGGAGACTGAGCGCGTCTACGCCGTGCTGGTCCATACGCCCCACGCGACGGCTTCGGAGCTCGCCGGCGCCTGTGAACTGTCGGTTCCCTCCACCACGCGGCAGCTGGCCGATCTGGTCAAGGAGGGCCTGGCGACGCGGGCCACCGGCCGACCGCCCCGGTTTACCGCGGTGGCCCCCGACATCGCTGTCACCGCGCTGATCCGCCGCCGTGAGAAGCAGCTCGATGAGGCCCGGTCGCAGGTGCACCGGCTGATGGAGGCACACCGGGAGGCGTCCCGGATCAGCAGCCCGGACCTCGCGGTGGAACTCCTCACCGAACGCGCCGATGTCAGTACCGCGGTGCAGTGCATGACCACCCAGGCACAGCGTGAGATACGGGCCTTCGACCGGCCCCCCTACGTCGACCGGCCTGGCAGCAACCTCGATGAGCAGATCAAGCGGCAGCGCCGGGGCGTCGCCCACCGCGTGATCTACGACCGCGCCGCAGTCGCCTGGCCGGGCCGCCTCGCAGACGACATCCTGCCCAGTGTCCGGGCCGGTGAACAGGCGCGTGTCCGTACCGAGCTGCCACTCAAACTCGTGATCTGCGACAGCCGGGTCGCGATCATCCCCATCAGTTCGGCGCCGGGCGGTCAGTTGGCGGCGTATCTCGTGAAGAGCTCACCGATGCTGGTGGCCCTGGAGGCGCTCTTCGAGGTGGAGTGGGAGCGGGCGGTTCCCCTGCCCCTGACGCACCGCACAGCTACCGAAGGGGGCTTCGAGAGCGGCACCGGCGAACCCGACCAGGAGACCCGGTCACTGGTGTCGCTGCTCGCGGCAGGGCTCACCGACGCCGCGATCGCCCGAGCCCAGGGCTGGAGCGAACGCACCACTCAACGCCGCATCCACCGGCTGATGAGTCAACTCGGGGTGAACACCCGGTTCCAGGCCGGGCTGACCGCCGCCCAGCGCGGCTGGCTGTGA
- a CDS encoding IS701 family transposase, protein MTKRLPCPPAPGPLEAYAARFDDLFSTLAQRRGFREYLAGLLLPRDRNKTLTCLAGTEPVVGAQHAAAQRLQFFLSESTWDQDAVNARRLELLLADPATAPHPGGVLVVDDSGDRKDGSATAHVGKQYLGSVGKIDRGVVTVTTCWADERVYYPLHAVPYTPAHHFPHGESDPQFHTKLQIGAVLARQAAEAGVSFRAVAADCAYGDHDSFRRELSAAHLPFVMALKRGHGSWQYKDAFRPVDAARELAWWGPEQPGDWQPVTRAFRDGRTTTWWAADASLGWWGPDGAIRLVVATTDPATLPENSTWYLATNLPRPGSPREQRSRHPAADLTEVVRIYGLRHWVEQSYKQVKDELGWADFQVRSDTAIRRHQALVNCAFSFCWNTWFAPPPPSPTQQPLGPDTLPGPLERGRTRVPAAPAGLLAPGTASRPWLADALVHAATLLASMVGEAPARSTPGTDHHRRQRQTS, encoded by the coding sequence ATGACGAAGCGGTTGCCGTGTCCGCCCGCGCCGGGTCCGTTGGAAGCGTACGCCGCCCGCTTTGACGATCTTTTCTCCACGTTGGCTCAGCGCCGGGGGTTTCGCGAGTACCTGGCCGGGCTGCTGCTGCCGCGGGACCGGAACAAGACATTGACCTGCCTGGCAGGTACGGAACCCGTGGTCGGCGCCCAGCATGCGGCAGCCCAGCGGCTGCAGTTCTTCCTCTCCGAGTCGACCTGGGACCAGGACGCGGTCAACGCCCGTCGGCTGGAGCTGCTACTGGCCGACCCGGCCACTGCCCCGCACCCGGGCGGGGTGCTGGTCGTCGACGACTCCGGAGACCGCAAGGACGGCAGCGCGACCGCGCACGTGGGCAAGCAGTACCTCGGCTCGGTCGGGAAGATCGACCGCGGCGTGGTCACGGTGACCACCTGCTGGGCGGACGAGCGCGTCTACTACCCACTGCACGCCGTCCCCTACACCCCCGCCCACCACTTCCCGCACGGCGAGAGTGATCCCCAGTTCCATACGAAACTGCAGATCGGGGCAGTCCTGGCCCGTCAGGCCGCAGAGGCAGGGGTGTCTTTCAGAGCGGTGGCAGCCGACTGTGCCTACGGCGACCACGACAGCTTCCGCCGCGAACTGTCCGCCGCCCACCTGCCGTTCGTGATGGCCCTCAAACGAGGCCACGGCAGCTGGCAGTACAAAGACGCCTTCCGGCCGGTGGATGCCGCCCGCGAACTGGCCTGGTGGGGTCCCGAGCAGCCCGGCGACTGGCAGCCGGTCACCCGCGCTTTCCGCGACGGCCGCACCACCACCTGGTGGGCCGCCGATGCTTCCTTGGGCTGGTGGGGACCCGACGGCGCGATCCGGCTGGTCGTGGCCACCACCGACCCGGCCACCCTGCCCGAGAACTCCACCTGGTACCTGGCCACCAACCTGCCCCGCCCCGGCTCACCCCGCGAGCAGCGCAGCCGGCACCCGGCCGCCGACCTCACCGAAGTGGTGCGGATCTACGGGCTGCGGCACTGGGTCGAGCAGAGCTACAAACAAGTCAAGGACGAACTCGGCTGGGCCGACTTCCAAGTCCGCTCCGACACTGCGATCCGCCGCCACCAGGCCCTCGTGAACTGCGCGTTCAGCTTCTGCTGGAACACCTGGTTCGCTCCGCCCCCGCCCTCACCAACCCAGCAGCCACTCGGGCCTGACACCCTGCCAGGCCCGTTAGAGAGGGGGAGAACCCGAGTCCCAGCAGCCCCGGCCGGCCTGCTGGCCCCAGGCACTGCGAGCCGTCCGTGGCTGGCTGACGCCCTGGTCCACGCTGCAACGCTACTGGCGAGCATGGTCGGCGAAGCCCCCGCCCGCAGCACTCCAGGAACTGATCACCACCGTCGGCAGCGGCAGACCTCTTGA
- a CDS encoding NF041680 family putative transposase, whose product MSLGHQDVLRDAFAEVSRFRTELYGCLTARGDALFELCDALLCTDGPVRTLVDLALAPEHRRGHGALYGGLNRGRIDVARLRRALGSMPLPRAADGRIVLAADVSPWLRPDANTCPDRAFCYTFGRGEGKHQMVPGWPYSIVAALETGRTSWTAVLDAVRLEPGADVAAVTTVQLREVVERLVAAGQWKPGDPEVLVVLDAGYDAPRIAHLLGDLPVEILGRLRSDRVMRRPTPPRVYDPRGGRPPKHGGEFVFGDPSTWGTEQAVTVTDTRLYGKATAQAWDRLHPRLTRRAAWIEYDGPLPIIEGTVIRLAVEKLPSGGVNKPVWLWWSGTGASTADVDRCWQSFLRRFDLEHTFRLFKQTLGWTKPRLRSSEAADRWTWLVIAAYAQLRLARPLATDLRRPWEKPAPPNRLTPARVRLGFRNLRTKTGSPAGAPKPCRPGPGRPPGSMNRRTATRHDVGRVLTTGEAYSRPAHHKKGTKPRRTVTGLSDQTSKGASIQQ is encoded by the coding sequence GTGAGTTTGGGGCATCAGGACGTCCTGCGGGATGCGTTCGCGGAAGTGTCACGCTTCCGGACGGAGTTGTACGGGTGTCTGACCGCGCGGGGCGACGCGCTGTTCGAGCTGTGCGACGCGCTGCTGTGTACGGATGGGCCGGTGCGAACGCTGGTCGATCTGGCACTCGCGCCGGAGCACCGCCGCGGGCACGGGGCCCTGTACGGCGGTCTCAATCGGGGCCGGATCGACGTGGCTCGGCTGCGTCGCGCGCTGGGCTCGATGCCGTTGCCGAGGGCGGCGGACGGTCGGATTGTGCTGGCTGCGGACGTCTCGCCATGGCTGCGGCCGGACGCCAACACTTGCCCTGACCGGGCCTTTTGTTACACGTTCGGCCGGGGCGAGGGTAAGCACCAGATGGTGCCCGGCTGGCCGTATTCGATCGTGGCCGCGCTGGAGACGGGCCGGACGTCGTGGACGGCAGTGCTGGACGCGGTCCGTCTGGAGCCCGGCGCGGACGTCGCCGCGGTGACCACGGTCCAGCTCCGCGAGGTCGTCGAGCGGCTCGTCGCGGCCGGCCAGTGGAAGCCAGGCGACCCGGAGGTCCTGGTGGTGCTGGACGCCGGATATGACGCACCACGCATCGCTCACCTGCTGGGTGACCTGCCCGTCGAGATCCTCGGCCGGCTCCGTTCCGATCGCGTGATGCGGCGACCGACACCGCCGCGGGTCTACGACCCCAGGGGCGGCCGACCGCCCAAGCATGGCGGCGAGTTCGTCTTCGGCGACCCCAGCACCTGGGGCACCGAGCAGGCCGTGACGGTCACGGACACCCGCCTCTACGGGAAGGCGACCGCGCAGGCGTGGGACCGGCTGCACCCGAGGCTGACCCGGCGGGCGGCCTGGATCGAGTACGACGGACCGCTGCCCATCATCGAGGGCACCGTCATCCGCCTGGCCGTGGAGAAGCTACCCTCCGGCGGGGTGAACAAGCCGGTCTGGCTGTGGTGGTCGGGCACCGGTGCCAGCACTGCGGACGTCGACCGCTGCTGGCAGTCCTTCCTCCGACGTTTCGACTTGGAACACACGTTTCGCCTGTTCAAGCAGACACTTGGGTGGACCAAGCCCCGGCTTCGCAGTTCGGAAGCGGCCGACCGGTGGACATGGCTGGTGATCGCCGCCTATGCCCAACTCCGGCTCGCCCGACCGCTGGCCACCGACCTCCGGCGCCCCTGGGAGAAGCCGGCTCCGCCGAACAGACTCACTCCCGCCCGCGTCCGGCTCGGGTTCAGGAACCTGCGCACGAAGACCGGCTCCCCGGCGGGCGCACCAAAACCATGCCGGCCCGGGCCCGGCCGACCGCCAGGTTCGATGAACCGTCGCACGGCCACCCGCCATGACGTGGGCAGAGTCCTCACCACCGGCGAGGCATACAGCCGCCCCGCCCACCACAAGAAGGGCACCAAGCCCAGGCGGACCGTCACTGGACTGTCAGATCAGACGTCTAAGGGCGCGTCGATACAGCAGTGA
- a CDS encoding 3-hydroxyacyl-CoA dehydrogenase NAD-binding domain-containing protein, giving the protein MENFAMHTLPAISRQHRSSPPSVSMAGPRAALKHFMQCRGATLTTRKESHTMNTANAESFRNVTIVGAGVIGMSWAALCLAHGCEVTISDPAPTTESQVRAGLADIAPTLEELGMRTDDLTARLRFEADLAAAVAHADVVQENGPERLEIKHRMWATIEENAPAHALFATSTSGLPASEIATVLRQPERLIVGHPFNPPHLVPLVEIVPGRLTSEETVEQARAFYSALGKKPQVLHKEVPGFVANRLQAAFFRECVHLVAEGVVTEQELDELVTSSIGPRWAVAGPFQSFHLGGGSGGFAHFLSHFAPAMEQSWKFLGSPTFDEATVKLLSEQAEAYLGDRPIEELATQRDQAQIALMRALGELPPAPTR; this is encoded by the coding sequence TTGGAAAATTTCGCCATGCATACTTTGCCTGCGATTTCTCGGCAACACAGATCAAGCCCACCCTCAGTCAGCATGGCAGGCCCGCGGGCAGCCCTCAAACACTTCATGCAATGTCGCGGTGCGACGCTCACCACCCGTAAGGAATCGCACACCATGAACACTGCGAACGCGGAATCGTTCCGTAACGTCACCATCGTCGGCGCCGGCGTCATCGGCATGTCGTGGGCAGCCCTGTGCCTCGCCCACGGTTGTGAGGTCACCATCAGCGACCCGGCTCCCACGACGGAGAGCCAGGTCCGCGCAGGTCTGGCAGACATCGCCCCCACGCTGGAAGAGCTGGGCATGCGGACGGACGACCTGACGGCCCGGCTGCGTTTCGAGGCCGATCTGGCCGCCGCGGTGGCCCACGCCGACGTGGTGCAGGAAAACGGCCCGGAGCGCCTGGAGATCAAGCACCGGATGTGGGCCACCATCGAGGAGAACGCTCCTGCCCATGCGCTATTCGCCACCTCGACCTCGGGTCTTCCGGCCAGCGAGATCGCCACGGTCCTCAGGCAGCCCGAGCGCCTGATCGTCGGCCACCCCTTCAACCCGCCGCACCTGGTGCCTCTTGTCGAGATCGTTCCGGGCAGGCTCACCTCGGAGGAGACCGTTGAGCAGGCACGCGCCTTCTACAGCGCCCTGGGCAAGAAGCCCCAGGTCCTGCACAAGGAAGTTCCGGGTTTCGTCGCGAACCGCCTGCAGGCGGCCTTCTTCCGCGAGTGCGTCCATCTGGTGGCCGAGGGAGTGGTGACCGAGCAGGAACTCGACGAACTCGTCACTTCTTCGATCGGCCCGCGTTGGGCGGTTGCGGGGCCCTTCCAGAGTTTCCATCTCGGCGGCGGTTCCGGCGGATTTGCTCACTTCCTCTCGCATTTCGCTCCCGCGATGGAACAGAGTTGGAAGTTCCTGGGAAGCCCGACCTTCGACGAGGCCACCGTCAAACTCCTGAGCGAGCAGGCAGAGGCCTACCTCGGAGACCGACCCATCGAGGAACTCGCAACTCAGCGGGACCAGGCGCAGATCGCCCTCATGCGTGCGCTGGGTGAGCTTCCGCCCGCTCCCACCCGGTGA
- a CDS encoding IS5 family transposase (programmed frameshift), producing MVERLVPDELWELFQRVVPEAPSRPQGGGRRRHGDREVLAAIVFVATSGCTWQQLPAASFGPSGPTAHRRFTEWSKARVWAKLHRLVLDELGSRGELDWSRCAIDSVNVRALKGGLTGPNPVDRGKYGSKIHLITERTGLPISIGISGANLHDSQALEPLVRGIPPIRSRRGPRRRRPAKLHGDKGYDYDHLRRWLRQRGIRHRIARKGIESSQRLGRHRWTIERTMAWLAGCRRLHRRYERKAVHFLAFTSIACTLICYRRLTK from the exons ATCGTTGAGCGGCTGGTGCCGGATGAGCTGTGGGAGTTGTTCCAGCGAGTGGTGCCGGAGGCGCCGAGTCGGCCTCAGGGAGGCGGCCGGCGCCGGCACGGTGACAGGGAGGTGCTGGCTGCGATCGTGTTCGTGGCCACGTCGGGCTGTACGTGGCAGCAGCTGCCGGCCGCCTCGTTCGGACCGTCGGGACCCACGGCTCACCGGCGTTTCACCGAGTGGTCGAAAGCCCGGGTGTGGGCGAAGCTCCATCGCCTGGTCCTCGACGAACTCGGCTCCCGGGGTGAACTGGACTGGTCTCGCTGTGCGATCGACTCGGTGAACGTGCGGGCCCTG AAGGGGGGCCTGACAGGTCCGAATCCAGTAGATCGAGGCAAGTACGGTTCGAAGATCCACTTGATCACCGAACGGACCGGATTGCCCATCTCCATCGGCATCTCCGGCGCCAACCTGCACGACAGCCAGGCCCTCGAACCGCTCGTTCGCGGCATCCCGCCCATCCGCTCCCGTCGCGGTCCGCGCCGACGACGGCCGGCCAAGCTCCACGGCGACAAGGGCTACGACTACGACCACCTGCGCCGATGGTTACGCCAGCGCGGCATCCGGCACCGCATCGCCCGTAAAGGCATCGAGTCCTCCCAGCGCCTGGGACGCCACCGCTGGACCATCGAACGCACCATGGCCTGGCTCGCCGGATGCCGCCGCCTGCACCGCCGCTATGAACGCAAGGCCGTCCACTTCTTGGCCTTCACCAGCATCGCCTGCACCCTGATCTGCTACCGCAGACTCACCAAATGA
- a CDS encoding nuclear transport factor 2 family protein: MDPSVRTSRAEARQLLDPEFVGVGASGRRWSYEEMLAELPDLPGNSEEGPRYVPSGMTGVVLAPGVVHLTYETTIGGRRALRNSLWRRLGKEMGWRMYYHQATPVPSQDGDYRWFVSSGSRGQEVCRCRRW; encoded by the coding sequence ATGGATCCCAGCGTGCGAACGTCGCGGGCGGAGGCCAGGCAACTGCTGGACCCGGAGTTCGTGGGGGTCGGCGCCTCGGGCCGGCGGTGGTCGTACGAGGAGATGCTGGCCGAGTTGCCGGATCTGCCCGGCAACTCCGAGGAGGGTCCTCGGTATGTGCCTTCAGGTATGACGGGTGTCGTGCTGGCTCCCGGTGTGGTGCACCTGACGTACGAGACCACAATCGGGGGCCGGCGGGCGCTCCGGAACTCGCTGTGGCGCAGGCTGGGCAAGGAGATGGGTTGGCGGATGTACTACCACCAGGCCACGCCTGTCCCGTCCCAGGACGGGGACTACCGGTGGTTTGTTAGCTCGGGCAGTAGAGGTCAAGAGGTCTGCCGCTGCCGACGGTGGTGA
- a CDS encoding S8 family serine peptidase, with product MKRRRRALARGLAIASAAVLLAAPEQYASATGAKTSAIDSGAKGTASRGALPGIPGSSALGPWRSFQQPMPAQSAKNGPHQVLVVLGSATHVTGKSLGRQRSLQIRTPLTSDTAVNSALHRTHAVSMRPLVPGLTAAQARQLHSAARAKLGSAAIDLSKVQVVQLAGGDASAAAHTLAAAPGVVYAEPDRTVSPMNTGAVPLPSSVGATAGKADSSAREQDSGATGTDGVPGNAALGTSLQSFLNAGGVDATGAYSLLKQQFQQLPGAGETITNVSVGDLTDASTPNLGPAGPTTVVQNGRRYLDIPTMPLIPTYTADATGALDPTGSTRGQDSALGEVLLDFSVMAPLPHDLQRPGMQGSGNSDLLGIAPGADYRLVVPQQPTFSQIAVALLAAARQQPRPDVITASLGYGTDAFGFAGRYLEDDPVQQSVIASIVQQYGITMVVSSNDGTRLFTNAAVGPDGGSTPTDVTRKAADTTRIDDDQLSTTPSKVLDSGAIAAGGTTTDDTLAVPPQNGAAASGNGTWATTRLNGSGIFSSGFGTRIDVSAPSDGIPAFEHRGQTAQSVTEVLSGGTSASAPEIAAAAAVVLQASRLTGQHPSTQDVRSLLEHTGRAVPTAPQIDQPLHVGPQLDVTAAVQAVLAKAHGSHVTTGTPRIVRLSVAHRQTIGGLGGSYLEATDPGYIDLAGPGTGAGATGEGLVGPVTTGADVTGLSDRDGVSYALGIKNHVFTSAVPAIRLTPTQMLAAAGLPVVSATDRQVPLTFEVRHGNEVLASTTHQLTFGPTDGGYAEALAPVVQPVVEAGHSVQVRYDLTGVRNVSSPQLVVSQVGHWNPASAPIFSAVHTVPLAGLRGTVTVPADAFSAGGGIYGIGVLQNPAGGAKRGPVYGEFASVRVDGGDPSQRPAAPPLAAKGSQEFGHLLEVNRAAPRFSVRYDVSRVKGATGTLLEFSAPGPNMYNSYNMVSNQNGTTLDHNGVDSPATLDRSLTGTRGTADLDALALKLPSSIAYDLRVFAVNQHGKTVGQASPTSLLAYDDGTAPDGTNLTDFAIVPGGTSVAAVESPTGEGSVYDYDAATGTYGRNLTSDAAYGSIYEVFGVDSAHHALVLHKQTTTGEQWLEMYDTSTGDAVGSPVRVDDQYVVTGGRVDAKRHRAAVLAHRSSDRAGFVLPVDTATGAMGTPLQLDPTPDGRTSYGLLDVDESTGLFSAQKTGTTVNCVASIGSGTVAAVDLDTGTVTQSQGGIPCAGDLAADQKGNLYETWYHSYSVNFAGTGYLGQLGGGDPVNVGTAQTPLALAVDGEHQLALIAFRFPDLRPMGGFQQYGFTDNNATGRMAVVDLKTGNTVGTVTGVEYPLYGSWNGRLETHRERVMQLDPATRTGWTYAGDGSQIQQFSY from the coding sequence ATGAAACGGCGGAGACGAGCGTTGGCTCGCGGCCTCGCCATAGCCAGTGCGGCCGTACTGCTCGCCGCACCCGAGCAGTACGCGTCGGCCACCGGAGCGAAGACTTCTGCGATCGATTCCGGTGCGAAAGGTACGGCTTCGAGGGGCGCGTTGCCCGGCATACCCGGGTCCTCGGCGCTCGGTCCGTGGCGCTCGTTCCAGCAGCCCATGCCCGCACAGTCGGCGAAGAACGGCCCGCACCAGGTCCTTGTGGTGCTCGGCTCGGCCACTCACGTGACCGGCAAGTCGCTGGGCAGGCAGCGCAGTCTGCAGATCCGCACCCCGCTGACCTCGGACACCGCGGTCAACTCCGCACTCCACCGGACTCACGCCGTCTCCATGCGGCCGCTGGTGCCGGGTCTCACCGCCGCCCAGGCCCGGCAGCTGCACTCAGCCGCCCGGGCGAAGCTGGGATCCGCGGCGATCGACCTGTCCAAGGTCCAGGTCGTCCAGCTGGCCGGCGGCGACGCCTCGGCTGCCGCTCATACGCTGGCCGCCGCACCCGGGGTCGTCTACGCCGAGCCCGACCGGACCGTCTCCCCCATGAACACCGGCGCCGTGCCGCTTCCCTCCTCAGTGGGCGCCACCGCAGGGAAGGCCGACTCGTCGGCGAGGGAGCAGGACAGCGGTGCGACCGGCACCGACGGTGTGCCCGGCAACGCGGCTCTCGGCACCTCGCTGCAGAGCTTCCTCAACGCCGGCGGCGTCGACGCGACAGGCGCCTACAGCCTGCTGAAGCAGCAGTTCCAGCAACTGCCCGGCGCCGGTGAGACCATCACCAACGTCTCGGTGGGCGACCTCACAGACGCGTCGACGCCGAACCTCGGCCCCGCGGGGCCGACAACCGTCGTCCAGAACGGCCGGCGATACCTGGACATCCCCACGATGCCCTTGATCCCCACCTACACCGCGGACGCGACCGGCGCGCTCGACCCGACCGGCTCGACCCGGGGGCAGGACTCAGCGCTGGGTGAGGTGCTGCTGGACTTCTCCGTGATGGCGCCGCTTCCGCACGACCTGCAGCGTCCGGGCATGCAGGGCAGCGGGAACTCGGACCTGCTGGGCATCGCCCCGGGGGCCGACTACCGGCTCGTCGTCCCGCAGCAGCCGACGTTCAGTCAGATCGCGGTGGCTCTGCTGGCTGCCGCCCGGCAGCAGCCGCGGCCCGATGTGATCACCGCCAGCCTGGGCTACGGCACCGACGCTTTCGGGTTCGCCGGACGCTACCTGGAGGACGACCCGGTCCAGCAGTCCGTGATCGCGTCGATCGTGCAGCAGTACGGCATCACCATGGTGGTCTCGTCGAACGACGGGACCCGGCTGTTCACCAACGCGGCCGTCGGCCCCGACGGCGGCAGCACCCCGACCGACGTGACGCGCAAGGCCGCCGACACCACCAGGATCGACGACGACCAGCTGTCAACCACACCCAGCAAGGTCCTGGACTCCGGCGCGATCGCCGCGGGCGGCACCACGACCGACGACACACTGGCCGTGCCCCCGCAGAACGGCGCAGCCGCGTCGGGCAACGGGACCTGGGCGACCACCAGGCTCAACGGCTCCGGGATCTTTTCCTCGGGATTCGGCACCCGGATCGACGTCTCGGCGCCCAGTGACGGCATCCCCGCCTTCGAGCATCGAGGCCAGACCGCGCAGTCGGTGACGGAGGTCCTCAGCGGAGGCACTTCGGCCTCCGCACCCGAGATCGCGGCTGCCGCGGCCGTCGTGCTGCAGGCCTCCCGGCTGACCGGGCAGCACCCGTCGACCCAGGACGTCCGCTCGCTGCTGGAGCACACCGGCCGGGCCGTACCGACTGCGCCGCAGATCGACCAGCCGCTGCACGTCGGTCCGCAGCTCGACGTCACCGCCGCGGTGCAGGCGGTCCTGGCGAAGGCGCACGGCAGCCATGTGACCACGGGCACGCCCCGGATCGTCCGGCTCTCCGTGGCGCATCGCCAGACCATCGGCGGGCTCGGTGGCTCCTACCTGGAGGCCACCGACCCCGGGTACATCGACCTGGCCGGACCGGGCACGGGCGCCGGCGCCACCGGTGAGGGCCTGGTGGGACCGGTGACCACCGGCGCCGACGTCACCGGCCTGAGTGACCGGGACGGCGTGAGCTACGCGCTGGGCATCAAGAACCATGTGTTCACCTCCGCTGTGCCGGCGATCCGACTCACCCCCACGCAGATGCTGGCCGCCGCCGGACTTCCGGTCGTCTCCGCGACGGACCGTCAGGTCCCGCTCACCTTCGAGGTGCGCCACGGCAACGAGGTGCTGGCCTCCACCACTCACCAGCTGACCTTCGGCCCCACCGACGGCGGCTACGCCGAAGCACTCGCCCCGGTGGTCCAGCCTGTGGTCGAGGCGGGGCACTCCGTACAGGTGCGCTACGACCTGACCGGCGTGCGGAACGTCAGCTCGCCCCAACTGGTCGTGTCGCAGGTCGGCCACTGGAACCCCGCGTCGGCACCCATCTTCTCCGCCGTCCACACCGTTCCACTGGCGGGACTGCGCGGCACCGTCACCGTCCCGGCCGACGCCTTCTCCGCCGGCGGCGGCATCTACGGCATCGGTGTCCTCCAGAACCCCGCAGGTGGCGCCAAGCGCGGCCCGGTGTACGGCGAGTTCGCCTCGGTCCGGGTCGACGGCGGTGACCCGTCGCAACGCCCGGCGGCGCCGCCCCTGGCTGCGAAGGGATCCCAGGAGTTCGGTCACCTGCTGGAGGTGAACCGGGCTGCGCCGCGATTCTCGGTGCGCTACGACGTGTCGCGGGTCAAGGGCGCCACCGGCACGCTGCTGGAGTTCTCCGCACCCGGACCGAACATGTACAACTCCTACAACATGGTCAGCAACCAGAACGGCACCACCCTCGACCACAACGGAGTGGACAGCCCGGCCACGCTCGACCGCTCACTCACGGGCACGCGAGGCACGGCGGACCTCGACGCCCTCGCGCTCAAGCTCCCTTCCTCGATCGCCTACGACCTGCGGGTGTTCGCCGTCAACCAGCACGGCAAGACAGTCGGGCAGGCTTCGCCGACGTCCCTGCTGGCCTACGACGACGGAACTGCCCCAGACGGCACAAACCTGACCGACTTCGCGATCGTCCCCGGCGGCACGTCCGTCGCGGCGGTCGAAAGCCCCACCGGTGAAGGCTCGGTGTACGACTACGACGCCGCCACCGGAACCTATGGCCGCAACCTGACGAGCGACGCCGCGTACGGCTCCATCTACGAGGTGTTCGGCGTCGACTCCGCCCACCACGCGTTGGTCCTGCACAAGCAGACGACCACCGGCGAGCAGTGGCTCGAGATGTATGACACGAGCACCGGCGACGCGGTCGGCAGCCCCGTCCGGGTCGATGACCAGTACGTCGTGACGGGCGGGCGGGTGGACGCCAAGCGCCACCGCGCAGCGGTACTCGCCCACCGTTCGAGCGACCGGGCAGGCTTCGTCCTGCCCGTGGACACGGCAACCGGCGCAATGGGCACACCGCTCCAGCTCGATCCCACTCCGGACGGGAGAACGTCGTACGGCCTGCTGGACGTGGACGAGTCGACCGGCCTCTTTTCCGCGCAGAAGACTGGCACCACCGTCAACTGCGTGGCATCGATCGGCTCCGGCACGGTGGCAGCGGTCGACCTGGACACCGGGACGGTCACCCAGAGCCAAGGCGGTATCCCCTGCGCCGGGGACCTCGCCGCCGACCAGAAGGGCAACCTCTACGAGACGTGGTACCACTCCTACAGCGTCAACTTCGCCGGCACCGGATACCTCGGGCAGCTCGGCGGCGGTGACCCAGTGAACGTCGGAACGGCTCAGACGCCCCTCGCGCTCGCCGTCGACGGGGAGCACCAGCTGGCGTTGATCGCCTTCCGGTTCCCGGACCTGAGGCCCATGGGCGGCTTCCAGCAGTACGGTTTCACCGACAACAACGCCACCGGACGCATGGCCGTCGTCGACCTGAAGACAGGCAACACGGTGGGTACGGTGACCGGCGTCGAGTACCCCCTGTACGGCTCCTGGAACGGCCGGCTCGAAACACACCGCGAGCGCGTCATGCAGCTCGACCCGGCGACCCGGACGGGCTGGACGTACGCAGGCGACGGAAGCCAGATCCAGCAGTTCTCCTACTGA